From a single Sander vitreus isolate 19-12246 chromosome 4, sanVit1, whole genome shotgun sequence genomic region:
- the ghrh gene encoding somatoliberin: MEKAALLLFCCLVMSLSGSPLYPSIRFGQRDTSILMTSSIKNPAEQPEEDTRAPRERAELRSGRHADAIFTNSYRKVLGQISARKFLQTIMGKRLGEQSESYMKRQSNIYEGTYKEDLTSIQSDQRYRGVQGNVMRPRLLS; encoded by the exons ATGGAAAAAGCTGcactgctgctgttttgttGCCTGGTCATGTCTTTATCAGGCTCCCCGCTCTACCCATCCATTAG GTTCGGCCAGAGGGATACATCCATTCTGATGACATCTTCTATAAAGAATCCAGCAGAGCAGCCGGAGGAAGACACGCGTGCTCCCAGGGAGCGAGCAGAGTTACG CTCCGGACGCCATGCTGATGCCATCTTTACAAACAGTTACAGGAAAGTCCTGGGCCAAATCTCTGCCAGGAAGTTCCTTCAGACAATCATGGGCAAACGGCTGGG agAGCAAAGTGAGAGCTACATGAAACGTCAGTCTAATATCTATGAAGGGACCTATAAAGAAGATCTTACATCCATCCAGAGCGATCAGAGATACAGAGGAGTGCAAGGGAATGTCATGAGGCCCAG ACTGCTGAGTTGA